From the genome of Jannaschia sp. S6380:
CCGCGCACCTCCTCGATCGTCAGGCCCAGCCGCCGGGCGCGGCCGATGAAGCCGAGGCGGCGGACGTCCTCCTGACCGTAGAGGCGGTAGCCGTTCGGACCCCGGTCGGGTTCGGGCATGAGGCCCGAATCCTCGTAGTAGCGCACGGTCTCGATCCCGCAGCCGGCGCGGTCGGCGAGGCCCTTGCGGGTGAGGGGGCGGCCGGGGGCGGGGGTCGTCGCCATGTCGCGCATCGTCGTCTCTCTCCTTGACCCTGTAGCTGGTGCAGACCCTACATCGGTTTGCGAACAGGATCGAGAGACACCGGACCCGCCGATATGCGACCCGACATGCCCCCCAACGCCGCCCCCGCCGACGCGCCGTGCGAACATGCTCTGAACGGCCCCGCCCTGAACGGCCCCGCCCTGAACGGCCCCGCCCTGCTCGGGATCGGGGGCGCCGGGCTGGCGGCGCTGCTGTCGGCTTCCTGCTGCTTGCTGCCGCTGGCGCTGTCGCTCGCGGGCCTGGGCGGGACGTGGCTGGCGGTGCTGGGCCCGTTCACCGTCTGGCGCGTGCCGATCCTGATCGCGGCCGGCCTCGTCGTCGCGGTTGCCTGGATCGTGATGGCCCGCCGGGGGCTGCGCCGGGTCCGCCCCCGCGCCCTCGTCGTCGCCGGACTGGCGACCGCCTCGCTCGGCCTCGCCGCGACGACGCCGCTCTGGGAGCGGGGGGCGCAGCGGGCGCTCCTCGACCTCTACTACGCGCGCCTGGACGCGCGCGCCCCTGATACGGAGATCACGCGATGACCGACGACAAGCTTCTCGGCATCGGCATCGCGGGCACGGTCGTCGCCGCGCTGTGCTGCTTCACGCCTGTCCTTGTCGTCCTGCTGGGCGCGGTCGGGCTGTCCGCCATGCTCGGATGGCTCGACTACGTGCTGCTGCCCGCGCTCGGGCTCTTCCTCCTTCTGACCCTCTACGCCCTGTGGCGGCGCGCGCGCCGCATGAAAGGCTCGTCATGACCGATACCTACGACATCGCCGTGATCGGCGCCGGCTCCGCCGGCTTCTCGGCCGCCATCACCGCCGCGGGGCAGGGGGCGAAGGTCGCGCTCGTCGGGCACGGCACGATCGGGGGGACCTGCGTCAATTTCGGCTGCGTGCCGTCGAAGACGATGATCCGCGCGGCCGAGGCGCTGCACGCCGCCCGCGCCGCCGGGCGCTTTCCCGGCCTGCACGGCGAGGCGACGCTGACGGACTGGTCTGCGCTGTTGGGCGCGAAGGACGATCTGGTCGAGACGCTGCGGCAGGCGAAATATGCCGACCTCCTGGCCGACTATCCGGGCATCGATTACCGCGAGGACCGCGCGCGCCTGGGCGCTGGCGGGCTGGTGCTGGAGGGCGGGGACCGCCTGTCCGCCGGACGGGTCGTCATCGCCACCGGATCGCGCCCGGCCATGCCGGACGTGCCGGGCCTGGAGGGCGTGCCGGTGCTCGACTCGACCGCGGCCCTCGCGCTCGAGGAACGGCCCCGATCCCTGATCGTAGTGGGCGGGGGCTATATCGGGTGCGAGCTGGCGCAGATGTTCGCCCGGTTGGGCGTCGAGGTTGCGCTCGTGACCCGCTCGCGACTGCTGCCCGAGGCGGAGCCGGAGGTCTCGGAGGCCCTGACCCGCTACCTGCGAAACGAGGGGATCGCCGTCCATGACGGGCTGACCTACGACCGGGTCGAGCGGACGCCGGACGGCGTCGCCCTGCGCCTGCGGACGGAGGCGGGCAAGGACCGGAGACTCGACGCGCAGCATCTCGTCGTCACCACGGGCCGGACGCCCAACTCGGACGGCATGGGGCTGGACGCGGCCGGCGTGGCGCGCGGCCCCCGCGGCGGGATCGAGGTCGACGACCGCCTGCGCACCACGCGGCCCGGCATCTATGCGGCGGGCGACGTCACCGGGCGCGATGCTTTCGTCTACATGGCGGCCTACGGTGCCAAGCTCGCCGCGCTCAACGCGCTGAACGGCGACGCGCACCGCTACAGCAGCGAGGCGATGCCTTGGGTCGTCTTCACCGATCCGCAGGTCGCGGGTGCGGGCCTGACCGAGGCGGCGGCACGGGCCAAGGGGATCGACGTGCGCACCTCCGTGGTGCCGCTCGACCACGTGCCGCGCGCGCTCGCCGCCCGCGACACGCGCGGGCTCGTGAAGCTGGTGGCCGAACGCGGCAGCGACCGCCTGCTCGGCGCGCAGATCATCGCCCCCGAGGGGGCGGACGCGATCCAGACCATGGTGATGGCGCTCAAGGCGCGCATGACCGTAACAGATCTCGGCGAGACGATCTTCCCCTACCTGACCACCGTCGAGGCCTGGAAGCTCGCCGCGCAGAGCTTCGATCAGGACGTCGCCAAGCTGTCCTGCTGCGCGGGCTGAAGGAGCATTCCCATGAGCGAGACATACGATCTGGTCGTCCTCGGCGTCGGCATGGCCGGCCTTACGGCCGCCAACCGATGCGCCCGCGAGGGCTGGTCCGTCGCGGTGGTCGATCCGCTTCCCTATGGCGGCACCTGCGCGCTGCGCGGGTGCGATCCCAAGAAGATGCTACGCCGGGGCGCGGAGGTGGTCGAGGCGGCGCGCATGATGTCCAAGCTAGGCGTGCGCGAGGGCGACCTAACGATCGACTGGGCCGAGCTGATGGCGCATAAGCGCAGCTTCACCGACGCCGTGCCGGGCAGGATCGAAGGCGGCCTGGACGGCAAGGGCGTGACGACCCTGCACGGCCCCGCCCGTTTCACGGGCGAGCGCAGGCTCGACGTCGACGGCCGGGCGATCGAGGCGGGCCACGTCCTGATCGCGACCGGCCAGCGCCCGCGCGACCTGGGCGTGCCGGGGGCGGAGCTGGCGACGGACTCGACCGACTTCCTGGAGCTGGACGCGCTGCCCCGACGTATCCTGTTCGTGGGCGGCGGCTACGTGTCCATGGAGTTCGCGCACATCGCCGCGCGGGCGGGCGCGGAGGTGACGGTCGCGGATCGGGGCGAGCGGCCGTTGAAGTTCTTCGATCCCGACCTCGTGGACGCGCTGGTCGCGCATTCGCGTGAGGTCGGCATGCGCTTCGAGACGGACGCCGAGCTGGTGGGGATCGCGCGGCGGGGCGCGGAGCTCGTGGCACGCTTCGCGCGGGCGGGCGACGGCTTCGAGATTGCGGCCGACCTCGTCGTGAACGGCGCGGGCCGGGTGCCCGAGACCGACGGTCTGGATCTCGATGCGGCAGGCGTCGCGCATGGGCCGAAGGGCGTCACTGTCACCGAGCACCTGCGCTCGACCACGAACGACCGCGTGTTCGCGGCCGGCGACGTGGCCGACACGGCCGGCTCGCCGCTCACGCCCGTCGCCGTCCACGAGGGCAAGGTCGCCGCCTCCAACATGATCCGCGGCGACCGCATGGTGCCGGACTACCGCGGCGTCCCGAGCGCGGCCTTCACCTTGCCCGAAATCGTCCGCATCGGCCTGAGCGAGGACGAGGCGCGGTCAGGCGACCACGCGGTCCGGGTGGCGGTGAACGACACCTCCAGTTGGTACTCCAACCGCCGCATTGGGGCCTCCCTCGGCATGACCAAGGTCATCACCGACGCCGAGACGGACGAGGTCTTGGGCGTCCACCTCCTCGGCCATCACTACGCGGAAGCGGCGAACCTGTTCGGCCTCGCCATGCGCTCGGGCCTCAAGGCGAGCGATCTCAAGCGGATGATCTCGACATATCCCACGGTCGGATCGGACGTGGGGGCGATGCTCGGGTGACGACGCGCGCCGATGCCCAGTAGGGCAGGTCGCTGACGGAAGAGACGACGAGATGATGACCGGCGGATGCATGATGGATGGTATGGGGGCGATGATGGGCGTCATGGGGGTCGGGATGCTTTTGGTCACCCTCGCACTCGTCGGGATCGGCTTCGGGACCGGATACGCGGTGGCCAAGCGGCGCTAGGACCATCAAGGCGTTCCGTTCGGACCGTTCCAGCGAGCCTGCATTACCGGATCATCCCCACGAGCGGGATCAACACGCCGAGCAGCACGGGCTGGTGGACGAGATAGATCACGAGGCTGTGCCGGCCGAGCCATGCCAGCCACTGCGCGGCGCGCCCATCCATCGGCGGCGCGCGATGCGCCCAGCCCCGTGCGAGGGCCAGGCGCGCGGCGGCCATGCCGAGCAGCGTCAGTCCGATCCATGGGAAGACGGGAACGAAGTCGTTGCTGGGCGGGGGCGCGACCGCGAAGCCGGTCCATGCCAGCCAGCGCGAGTCGAACGCCGACGACGTCCAAACGAAGCCGAGGGCGTAGGCTACGAGGCCGAGCAGGGCGATGGCGGCGGTGGGCAGGCGCAGCGCAAGGGCGCCGACGAGGCTCGCCACCGCGATGGCATGCAGGATGCCGTAGTAGACGAAGGTCCCCGGGAAGGCGGCACGGGTCACGAGCGTGATGGCGAGCGCCGCCGCGGCCAGCACGGCGAGGCGCCGCAGGAACGCGGGCCACCGGAACCCGTTCGCCGAGGCGAGGACGAGGCTCACCCCGACCAACCCCATGAAGGTGCCGGCGAGCGTGCGGCCGAACAGCAGCCACAGCGGGTAAGACGCGATCCCGGCCGGAGCGACGCCGAGATAATCGAGATCCCACACGAGGTGGAACAACACGACGCCCGCGATGGCGATGCCGCGCACGACATCGACGATATCGAGGCGCGGAATCGCGGACAATCGAACGGCCGCCTGTCGTGTCGACGACGAGCGAGTGACGGCAGAGAGCTCATTGGATCGTCGGGTCATGTCGTTCTGACTTAGCTGGCCTCAGCGCGTGGCGGCTCAGCCGGACGCGCTGGCGTCCCCGACCTCCGCGGCGGCCCAGGCGATCGCTTCGTCGCGCTCGTCCGGCGGGAAGCAGCGCAGTTCGGCGCGGGTGAGCGGATCGCCCGCCTTCGTCGCCCATTCGATCCACGTCTCGTCGGCAACGAGCGCCACGCGTCCGAAATCGCCGGCGTGCCGCGCGTCGATCCGCATGTCCGCCCAGAGCGCCGAGGGGTCCTCATAGCCCTCGAACGCGTCCATCAGGATCACGAGCGCAGGCCGGTCGTGCCGGGCGACCTGCCGGTCGATCCAGGCGTGCATCTCGTCCAGGTCGCGCTCGGACAGACTGCCCGCGCATTCCAGCGCGACGACCCCCGGCGCATCGATCGTGACGTCCTTCCACATGGTCCTTCTCCCTATCTCAGCCGTGCCCGTAGCGCTCGGCGTCCTCGTGCTTGCGGCCCGAAGGCTCGAACTCCAGCGTCGAGTGCGCGATGCCGAACCGCTCCTCCAGCCGACCCTTGATCGCGCGCTTGATGTCCTCGACCTCGCCCCAGCGATCGTCCGGGACGACGACATGGGCGTCGAGCGCGGCCGCGTGCTCGCCCATCTGCCAGAAATGCGCGTGATGGATTTCTACCACGCCGTCCACGCCCTCGGCCGCAGCGATCACCGCGTCGGTGTCGACGTCAGGCGGGCTGCCCAGCATCAGCGTACGGATCGGCCCGCCGATCTCGGTCAGCGCGAGCCAGAGGATGTAGGCCGCGATGCCGATGGTGATGGCCGGGTCCACCCAGTATAGATCGTAGAGCAGGATCAACGTGCCGCCCACGATCACGGCGACCGAGGCCAGCGCGTCCGACAGGTTGTGCAGGAAGAGCGCGCGGATGTTCACGCTGCCCTTCTGCATCGAGTAGGTCAGCAGCGCCGTCAGCGTGTCCACCGCCAGCGCCACGCCGCCCAGGATCACCACCGTCCAGCCCGCGACCTCCGAGGGCTCGATCCAGCGCATCGCGCCCTCGTAGAGCAGGTAGACCCCGATCAGGACCAGCGAGGTGTAGTTGATCAGCGCGGCCACGATCTCGACGCGACCGTAGCCGAAGGTCATCTTCGCATCGGCCGGGCGGCGCGCGATCTTTCGCGCCCCGAAGGCGATCACCAGCGAGGCCATGTCCGAGAAGTTGTGGATGGCATCGGCGATCAGCGCGAGGCTGCCCGACAAGATGCCGCCCACGATCTGCGCGACGGTGAGCAGGCCGTTGGCCCAGATGGCGACGGCGACACGGCGGTCGCCGGAGGCGGGGTCGATATGGGCGTGGCCGTGGTCGTGGGGCATGACGGTTCCTCGGATGCCTCAGGCCGGGCGCTGCGCATGCGCGTGCACATGGCCGGGGATGGCGGGAACGCGGCCCGCCCGGATGCGGCGCACCCGGGCGTTCATCCAGTGCCGGATCGCCTGACGATAGAGCAGGCCGCGCAGGAAGCCGAAGGTCTGCCCATGGGCGGCGTAGAAGGCGTCGGGCGTGTCGAAGAGGCCGAGATCGTCCTCGATGCCCGTGCGTTGGATGTAGGTGTCGCCGCCGGTCCAGGCGACGGGCGGGCGCGACAGGCAATCCGTGCCCGCGCCGTAGCCGCAGAGCGCCTCGCCCTCGCCGGCGAACCGGTCCTGCAACGCCTTCAGGAACCCGCGGTCCAGGATGAAGCCCTCGAGGTTCACCCAGCGGCCCTCATGCGCGATCTCGACCCACGAATGCAGGATGCGGTCGGGAGCGATCGGGTAGACGGCTTCGGGCACGACGCCGCGCTGGAGCGCCTTGTGGATCGTGAAGCCGTGCAGGCGGCAGGGGATGCCCAAGGCCCGCAGCAGCGCCATCAGGAGGGTGCCCTTGGTGTTGCACTGCCCATAGCCGTCGGCGAGGACCCGGCTCGCCGGGATGTCGTCGGCGCGGTTGTAGCCGAAGGCGATCTCGTTGCGAACGAAGTCGTAGGCCGCGCCGATGCGGTCGTGCTCCGGCAGGGCACGCCAGCCGCGCGCGTCGATCAGCGCGGCGATGGCCGGATGACCGTGGTCCAGAAGCGGCGTGGCCGCGAGCAGCCGGTCGGCGGGGGGCATGGGAACTCTCCTCGAATCATCTGTCGAGGGGTGTAGCAGCTACAGCGACTGTAGCTTCAAGCCCTGCTGTTTTATGCACCACGCGGCGCAGCCAGAATGATCGCCGCGCCGACGAGGCAGATCGTGGTGCCGATCAGGTCCCACCTGTCCGGCCGCTGTCCCTCGGCCAGCCACATCCAGAGCACCGAAGCGGCAATGTAGACGCCGCCATAGGCCGCGAAGGCGCGCCCCGCCGTCGCGGTCTCGACCTGAGCGAGCAGCCACCCGAAGATCGCGAGCGCGAGGAGGCCGGGCGCCAGCCAGAGCGGCGAGGCGCCCAGGCGCCACCACGCCCAGATGGCGAAGCAGCCGGCGATCTCGGCCAGCGCGGCCAGTGGATATGCGATCGCCGCGGGCATGTCAGGCGCCGATCCGCGTCCTATGCATCCGGGCCGTCATGCACTGCCTTGTGGTGCTCGCCATGCGCGTCGCGCAGGATCTCGACGCCGCCCCAGGCCGCGATCGCCGCCACCGCGACACCGACCACGAGGTCGGGCCAGTTGCCGCCGAGCCAGGCTACCAGCCCGCCCGCCACGAGGATGCCGAGATTGGCCACGAAGTCGTTGAGGCTGAACGTGTTGGCCGCGCGCACGTTCACGTCCGGATCCTGGATGCGGCGCAGCAGGAGGACGCAGGCCAGGTTCACGGCCGCGGCGATCACCGCCATCACGATCATCACCGGGCCGAGCGGGTCGGAGCCTTCGAGGAAGCGGCGCCCGGCGTCGAACAGGATCCCGATGGCGAAGAGGATGAGGAGGCCGCCCGACACGTTTGCCGCGCCGCGCTTCCACCGGCCGGACCGGGACATCGCGAACAGGCTGAGGGCGTAGACGAAGGCGTCGGAGGTGTTGTCGAGCCCGTTGGCGATCAGCGCCGAGGAGTCGCCGACCGCGCCGGTGCCGAAGAAACCCAGGGCGATGGCGACGTTCAGGATCAGGACGATCCAGAGGATGCGCCGTTGCTGCGCGTTTCGCGGCCGGATCGCCTCGCTCATGC
Proteins encoded in this window:
- a CDS encoding helix-turn-helix domain-containing protein encodes the protein MATTPAPGRPLTRKGLADRAGCGIETVRYYEDSGLMPEPDRGPNGYRLYGQEDVRRLGFIGRARRLGLTIEEVRGLLSLVDGERVTCAEVRETTLRHLEGVRARITELRRLERTLADVSARCSGEQVPDCAVIEALMDE
- the merF gene encoding mercury resistance system transport protein MerF, translated to MTDDKLLGIGIAGTVVAALCCFTPVLVVLLGAVGLSAMLGWLDYVLLPALGLFLLLTLYALWRRARRMKGSS
- the merA gene encoding mercury(II) reductase, which gives rise to MTDTYDIAVIGAGSAGFSAAITAAGQGAKVALVGHGTIGGTCVNFGCVPSKTMIRAAEALHAARAAGRFPGLHGEATLTDWSALLGAKDDLVETLRQAKYADLLADYPGIDYREDRARLGAGGLVLEGGDRLSAGRVVIATGSRPAMPDVPGLEGVPVLDSTAALALEERPRSLIVVGGGYIGCELAQMFARLGVEVALVTRSRLLPEAEPEVSEALTRYLRNEGIAVHDGLTYDRVERTPDGVALRLRTEAGKDRRLDAQHLVVTTGRTPNSDGMGLDAAGVARGPRGGIEVDDRLRTTRPGIYAAGDVTGRDAFVYMAAYGAKLAALNALNGDAHRYSSEAMPWVVFTDPQVAGAGLTEAAARAKGIDVRTSVVPLDHVPRALAARDTRGLVKLVAERGSDRLLGAQIIAPEGADAIQTMVMALKARMTVTDLGETIFPYLTTVEAWKLAAQSFDQDVAKLSCCAG
- a CDS encoding NAD(P)/FAD-dependent oxidoreductase; the protein is MSETYDLVVLGVGMAGLTAANRCAREGWSVAVVDPLPYGGTCALRGCDPKKMLRRGAEVVEAARMMSKLGVREGDLTIDWAELMAHKRSFTDAVPGRIEGGLDGKGVTTLHGPARFTGERRLDVDGRAIEAGHVLIATGQRPRDLGVPGAELATDSTDFLELDALPRRILFVGGGYVSMEFAHIAARAGAEVTVADRGERPLKFFDPDLVDALVAHSREVGMRFETDAELVGIARRGAELVARFARAGDGFEIAADLVVNGAGRVPETDGLDLDAAGVAHGPKGVTVTEHLRSTTNDRVFAAGDVADTAGSPLTPVAVHEGKVAASNMIRGDRMVPDYRGVPSAAFTLPEIVRIGLSEDEARSGDHAVRVAVNDTSSWYSNRRIGASLGMTKVITDAETDEVLGVHLLGHHYAEAANLFGLAMRSGLKASDLKRMISTYPTVGSDVGAMLG
- a CDS encoding heparan-alpha-glucosaminide N-acetyltransferase; this encodes MSAIPRLDIVDVVRGIAIAGVVLFHLVWDLDYLGVAPAGIASYPLWLLFGRTLAGTFMGLVGVSLVLASANGFRWPAFLRRLAVLAAAALAITLVTRAAFPGTFVYYGILHAIAVASLVGALALRLPTAAIALLGLVAYALGFVWTSSAFDSRWLAWTGFAVAPPPSNDFVPVFPWIGLTLLGMAAARLALARGWAHRAPPMDGRAAQWLAWLGRHSLVIYLVHQPVLLGVLIPLVGMIR
- a CDS encoding STAS/SEC14 domain-containing protein, whose translation is MWKDVTIDAPGVVALECAGSLSERDLDEMHAWIDRQVARHDRPALVILMDAFEGYEDPSALWADMRIDARHAGDFGRVALVADETWIEWATKAGDPLTRAELRCFPPDERDEAIAWAAAEVGDASASG
- a CDS encoding cation diffusion facilitator family transporter, which codes for MPHDHGHAHIDPASGDRRVAVAIWANGLLTVAQIVGGILSGSLALIADAIHNFSDMASLVIAFGARKIARRPADAKMTFGYGRVEIVAALINYTSLVLIGVYLLYEGAMRWIEPSEVAGWTVVILGGVALAVDTLTALLTYSMQKGSVNIRALFLHNLSDALASVAVIVGGTLILLYDLYWVDPAITIGIAAYILWLALTEIGGPIRTLMLGSPPDVDTDAVIAAAEGVDGVVEIHHAHFWQMGEHAAALDAHVVVPDDRWGEVEDIKRAIKGRLEERFGIAHSTLEFEPSGRKHEDAERYGHG
- a CDS encoding transglutaminase family protein; protein product: MPPADRLLAATPLLDHGHPAIAALIDARGWRALPEHDRIGAAYDFVRNEIAFGYNRADDIPASRVLADGYGQCNTKGTLLMALLRALGIPCRLHGFTIHKALQRGVVPEAVYPIAPDRILHSWVEIAHEGRWVNLEGFILDRGFLKALQDRFAGEGEALCGYGAGTDCLSRPPVAWTGGDTYIQRTGIEDDLGLFDTPDAFYAAHGQTFGFLRGLLYRQAIRHWMNARVRRIRAGRVPAIPGHVHAHAQRPA
- a CDS encoding YnfA family protein, which codes for MPAAIAYPLAALAEIAGCFAIWAWWRLGASPLWLAPGLLALAIFGWLLAQVETATAGRAFAAYGGVYIAASVLWMWLAEGQRPDRWDLIGTTICLVGAAIILAAPRGA
- a CDS encoding cation transporter, with the translated sequence MSEAIRPRNAQQRRILWIVLILNVAIALGFFGTGAVGDSSALIANGLDNTSDAFVYALSLFAMSRSGRWKRGAANVSGGLLILFAIGILFDAGRRFLEGSDPLGPVMIVMAVIAAAVNLACVLLLRRIQDPDVNVRAANTFSLNDFVANLGILVAGGLVAWLGGNWPDLVVGVAVAAIAAWGGVEILRDAHGEHHKAVHDGPDA